In Rhododendron vialii isolate Sample 1 chromosome 9a, ASM3025357v1, the following are encoded in one genomic region:
- the LOC131299981 gene encoding gamma-secretase subunit APH1-like isoform X3, with protein sequence MTVAAGIGYALLALGPSLSIFVAVISKKPFLILTLLSSTLVWLVSLIVLSGVWRAFLPLETTAWWPYGILILTSVVFQEGVRVGFWRVYKRLEDMLDAFADRVAKPRLFLTDKMQIALAIIALAFVTIHTFSMVIAFNGYAEKKRVDQLFVPIVHLVAGMLTLINLANGGCIVGIPLLYFLAILTLIYCGQMVWRRLTENQSRH encoded by the exons ATGACGGTAGCAGCTGGAATTGGGTACGCCTTGTTGGCCCTtggtccctctctctccatcttcgTTGCTGTCATTTCCAAGAAACCCTTCTTGATCCTCACCCTTCTCTCAAG TACGCTGGTGTGGCTTGTAAGTCTGATAGTGCTATCAGGGGTGTGGAGGGCTTTTCTTCCACTTGAAACAACAGCATGGTGGCCATATGGGATCCTTATTCTCACTTCTGTTGTATTTCAAGAAGGGGTTCGCGTTGGCTTCTGGAGAGTATACAA GAggttggaagatatgttggatgCTTTCGCTGACAGAGTTGCGAAACCACGGCTCTTTTTGACAGATAAGATGCAAATTGCTCTTG CAATTATTGCTCTTGCATTTGTTACGATACACACTTTCTCAATGGTCATCGCATTCAACGGATATGCAGAGAAGAAGAGAGTGGACCAATTATTTGTGCCCATAGTTCACCTTGTTGCAGGAATGCTG acGCTGATAAACCTTGCTAATGGGGGATGCATTGTTGGAATTCCTCTCCTCTATTTCTTGGCTATTTTGACCCTGATATACTGTGGGCAGATGGTTTGGAGGAGATTGACAGAAAACCAAAGCAGGCATTAG
- the LOC131299981 gene encoding gamma-secretase subunit APH1-like isoform X1: MTVAAGIGYALLALGPSLSIFVAVISKKPFLILTLLSSTLVWLVSLIVLSGVWRAFLPLETTAWWPYGILILTSVVFQEGVRVGFWRVYKRLEDMLDAFADRVAKPRLFLTDKMQIALAGGLGHGVAHAVFFCISLLTPAFGSATFYVEKCSQIPFFLVSAIIALAFVTIHTFSMVIAFNGYAEKKRVDQLFVPIVHLVAGMLVGHLSTIRGWKAHSHFMHVNLAITYFFPFKKAYASLYLLLSVRLS, translated from the exons ATGACGGTAGCAGCTGGAATTGGGTACGCCTTGTTGGCCCTtggtccctctctctccatcttcgTTGCTGTCATTTCCAAGAAACCCTTCTTGATCCTCACCCTTCTCTCAAG TACGCTGGTGTGGCTTGTAAGTCTGATAGTGCTATCAGGGGTGTGGAGGGCTTTTCTTCCACTTGAAACAACAGCATGGTGGCCATATGGGATCCTTATTCTCACTTCTGTTGTATTTCAAGAAGGGGTTCGCGTTGGCTTCTGGAGAGTATACAA GAggttggaagatatgttggatgCTTTCGCTGACAGAGTTGCGAAACCACGGCTCTTTTTGACAGATAAGATGCAAATTGCTCTTG CTGGTGGTTTGGGTCATGGTGTGGCCCATGCTGTTTTCTTCTGCATCAGCCTCTTAACTCCTGCATTTGGGTCAGCGACATTTTACGTTGAGAAGTGCTCACAGATacccttttttcttgtttctg CAATTATTGCTCTTGCATTTGTTACGATACACACTTTCTCAATGGTCATCGCATTCAACGGATATGCAGAGAAGAAGAGAGTGGACCAATTATTTGTGCCCATAGTTCACCTTGTTGCAGGAATGCTGGTAGGTCACCTCTCTACTATTCGAGGTTGGAAAGCACATTCGCATTTCATGCATGTCAATCTTgcaattacatatttttttcctttcaaaaaggCATATGCATCTCTCTATCTCCTTCTCTCTGTTCGACTTTCTTGA
- the LOC131299981 gene encoding gamma-secretase subunit APH1-like isoform X2 produces the protein MTVAAGIGYALLALGPSLSIFVAVISKKPFLILTLLSSTLVWLVSLIVLSGVWRAFLPLETTAWWPYGILILTSVVFQEGVRVGFWRVYKRLEDMLDAFADRVAKPRLFLTDKMQIALAGGLGHGVAHAVFFCISLLTPAFGSATFYVEKCSQIPFFLVSAIIALAFVTIHTFSMVIAFNGYAEKKRVDQLFVPIVHLVAGMLTLINLANGGCIVGIPLLYFLAILTLIYCGQMVWRRLTENQSRH, from the exons ATGACGGTAGCAGCTGGAATTGGGTACGCCTTGTTGGCCCTtggtccctctctctccatcttcgTTGCTGTCATTTCCAAGAAACCCTTCTTGATCCTCACCCTTCTCTCAAG TACGCTGGTGTGGCTTGTAAGTCTGATAGTGCTATCAGGGGTGTGGAGGGCTTTTCTTCCACTTGAAACAACAGCATGGTGGCCATATGGGATCCTTATTCTCACTTCTGTTGTATTTCAAGAAGGGGTTCGCGTTGGCTTCTGGAGAGTATACAA GAggttggaagatatgttggatgCTTTCGCTGACAGAGTTGCGAAACCACGGCTCTTTTTGACAGATAAGATGCAAATTGCTCTTG CTGGTGGTTTGGGTCATGGTGTGGCCCATGCTGTTTTCTTCTGCATCAGCCTCTTAACTCCTGCATTTGGGTCAGCGACATTTTACGTTGAGAAGTGCTCACAGATacccttttttcttgtttctg CAATTATTGCTCTTGCATTTGTTACGATACACACTTTCTCAATGGTCATCGCATTCAACGGATATGCAGAGAAGAAGAGAGTGGACCAATTATTTGTGCCCATAGTTCACCTTGTTGCAGGAATGCTG acGCTGATAAACCTTGCTAATGGGGGATGCATTGTTGGAATTCCTCTCCTCTATTTCTTGGCTATTTTGACCCTGATATACTGTGGGCAGATGGTTTGGAGGAGATTGACAGAAAACCAAAGCAGGCATTAG